The Chroicocephalus ridibundus chromosome 4, bChrRid1.1, whole genome shotgun sequence genome contains the following window.
CTGTTAGGACTTCCACTGTGAGTGCGCTGCTCTGCAGGTGTCACTGGATTCCATCCCAGTCCCAAATTTCAGCTTTTTCCAATTGGATGCTGTGAAAAGGAGCCGTGTGGGATTCAGTCGTCTATCTCAGAGAGCTGGGCTGATTAGTTTGCAATGGGTGGGACCTTTAGCTGTGGTGGTGGGTTAGTGGTGGTCGCTTTCCCAGTGTTGGGTACAAGTAAGGTAAAAAATGATAAAGCAGTGTTTCAGAAATTGTCTTTTTGCGTTGAGACAGCTCTGAATGATGTTTGTCTTCATCAGCGCTTCACAAGCCCTTGCCAGTCGCTCTCAGGTATGCTTTGTGTCTGTCTCAGGGAATTGTTGTTTTTAAGACCCTCATTTAGAATTCTGAAGCAAAtcgtaatattttttattaatttagtgTTTGCATGCTTTCCAGTCGTGTggtgattgggttttttttggtgttttaacACTGACATTTGGTTTTCATTCTtggctttaaaaacaacagcttgTTCTAAACCGAAGCTGTGCTCCTTGAACCCCTTGACTGCAGCCAGGGCACGGGGGTGTGTGTGACACAGATATTAAGTGGGGGGAACCGACTCTTGCCAGAGCcccagcagggagaggtggtGCGGGGGAGTATCACTCTGCTGCCGGGGCTCTATCTGCACTGATCAAAAGAGAATTTCCCCAATCCAAGGCTTGGGAGAGCTGAGCCGTTCCCAGGGGTTGTGTGTAGCATATAAATTTGGGCACAGAACCAGCTTCGTGTCTCTGTGATGGAACGGCAGACAATCAGTCCGTAAATCCCCATTCCCTTCACTGGCAATTGGGACCAGCTGTGGCACAATTAAAGCTGACAGCTCACCAGAGGGTAGGCACGCATTTACAAACACCATTCACCTTCCTTTAGAAAGGGGCCCGGCAGCCCTCTTGCTGGCTAGCCAGTGGTTGCTCTTATTTCAGTTAATTAGCCAAGGAGAGGTGTGGTGGTTACTGCCAATGGGACAGGAGAGCACTGGCAGATGGGGGCAGAAATCTTACGGTCCCTTTTCTCAGGTCTGACTGTATTTACAACTAGGATTTTAAAACCCAGTTCTACCTTACTCACACGGAAGCAGCTGCACAAAGGACTGCTGCCAAAGGCCTATTAAATATGACTTATCTTTTATTTCAGCTGGTTTTCAAATCTTGCCTCTTCACAAGCATCTTTAACTGTAAAGCAGTTGTTTCTTGAGACCCCAGAAATTTGCAAATACGAAAGTAGGTTCTAGTACAAGGCCTCAAAAGCTTACCATTTGTGCAGGAAGAGAAGTTAAAGGTGTTCTTGCATCAATAAGAAACTCAGATGAAAATATCCAGAAGACTTGCAGAAGACTTGCACAAGAAGCGCACACTAGCTCTCCCTGCAAAGTCAGAACACTTGCCAGTCCTAGCCAGTCTGCCATAAGGAGGAGATTCTTCCTCAATTCAGGTACTCAAACATTAACAAAAAGTAGATTCTCAgaacattttacatttaataatttttgtgCACTTTTACTGTTTGTTTGGTGGGCGTTGTTCATCATTACTATCTCCAACAGCGTTCCTGTGACTTGGTGGAGCTGGGGACTGTGGTGCACTGTCGGCAGGTCTGGGCTGTGCTTCCTCTCTTCTGAAAGAAACGctgtatattttgttttccccatgTGAGGTTGTTCATAAGCTCCTGGACAGGGATGATGCTGGTCCAAAACTGCTCACAATGGGGCAAAGTGAACATCTGTCTCCTGTGTGCCAGGTACCACAAAGACAGAAGCAATTGTGCACAGGCCCATCAGGGGAATTTTAGTAAAGACGTAAGACACAGTAGATGTTAACTGAACAAGTTTAATGAAGGCCTGCAGTATGGCATTAATGGAGTCAGGTACCCAAGGTGGTGTCTTTTCAAGTGGTAATCTTTGGTTTGCTGTTAAATACTTTTTCTCATATGGCTACAGTAAAGATAAAAATGGGATGTTAGGTACATGAATCCTGTACTACTGGTGGTCATCTAAATACTTAGGAGACACTTTCATTTGTGATGAGAAGGGGTTTTCACAGTTTAAAATTAGAGTTCATGAATAATTGAGACAATATGAGAATTAAACCACATAATTTTAATAACCCCCACAGGGGGAAAATACAGCTTATAAAACCCCAAATGATCAGGCAGAACAGAGAGGTACTCGAAAGACGAGCATGGAGGTTGTGGTGGGGtgacccagccagcagcaaggCACCAGTGCAACGGCTTgctcctctcttccccagcaggACGGGGAGAATAGCAAGAGCAAAATCAAGAGAGCTTTTGGGTTGAGACAGAGGTTtagtaagtgaaggaaagaggggggggaaaaaccccaaacaatgcAATGGCAGTAACTCACCACCACAagcagccagtctctgagcaatggCTACCTTggtaggcaaaaaaaaccccaccaccttcTGCTTCCCCAGTTTTATTGCCAGGTGTGATGTTCCATGGTAGGGTATATCCCTTGGCCAGTTCAGGTCCGCTGTCCtagctgtgtcctctcccagtTACTCATTGGGAGTGAGGGGCTAGTTAAGAAAAGAGAAGGCTATGACACTGCggaagcactgctcagcaatagcccaAACACTGGCATATTACCAAATTTCAGCCATAAAGCCCAGCACATGACCCCAGGGACTGCTATTAAGAAAGtattaattttacattaatttaattaatgtTTACATTATCTGTTTCTCCCTCCCATTCCCCAAAGCTGAAGGCAGCCCTGTCACTTGGTGTTAGCTTGGGCAAAGTTTTACTCCTACACTGCTGGGATCAGGTGATGACAGGATGTCAATTAGCTGTTCACAAAGCAGATCTTTACATTTTAGCTCTGGAGGTTTTTCTAGTGTAATCCATTTGCTCCTCTCTGAATTTTCGGGGGATAAAAGTCAATTGTAAACAATTTATACTAAATTAATTTCAGCTAATATTTTAACTATACGTGAAACGAAACATTCTTAGCATTGAAGTGCTGCTGGAAAAGTTACTTGAAACgatattaaactgtctttctaGGCAACAAGTGTATAAAGAAGCATCGAAGACTGTGCTGAAATACAGTACCAGTGACTGTGTGCTTTCCTAGATCTAATTAAATGTTGCGTATGACAGAGGTTCTCAATGCTGGGACTCCAGCTAACAAGCCTGCTCCCTTTCCTTCTCAGCACAAAGCTTTTCTCACATCACTCCCACCTACAGCGTAGCCCTTAGCCTGGCTCTGATGCTCACTGGGACCCTTCTCTCATCTGCCACTAAAATGGCAGAGAATGGCACTTTGGTCCCTTCATTGGTACGGAAAAGTCCAGTGAGCTGCAGGGCCAGTGCAGTCAAGCAGCAGGAACAGAGACAAGGGAAATGGCACAGCAGTGGCTGGATCTCCCTCTTCTGGTGGCACTGAACGATTACGACGCTCAGGGCTTCTCTTGAAATTTGTGGTGGTAGCCACAAAAAAAATTTAGTAAGAAGCGGAGACAGATATAAAACCTGTAATACAGGTTATTGCCTCTATAAGAGCTAAACTcctaatgcaaaaataaaactaagtGTTCACAGGGCTGTCTCCTTTAAACCTAAAGGAAGGTTATCAAACTTTCTAAACttattttcagctgaaagcaaGGGCAAGATTAGTTCAGAGCACAGCCTCATGGGTAATAGAAGTATGCTCCAGTATAGCATTTGTAAAGTTATAAAGTTGGCTTTTCCAGTTTAGAGACATTTACCTGTTTCTCTCATTGTACAGCATGCTATACTTGAAGAATACTCCAGGAATAGGtctgtaaagcaaaaaagaaaaaaaaaaaaaaaagaaaaaggaaaaaaagtagaagtaTGCTTAACTGAAGAAACCTGTCTGGCATTAAATACAGCCAGAAGGAATCTGGCTAATGaattaaaagtatttaaatttatGGAAGTTGCCTGTGCTTTCTTCAGAAAGGTGACCATTCCGGTTTCAGTGCCAAATGTTCCAGATGAAAGGGGCCATTAAGAATTTCCTCAACTACTCCCCTTCTTTACTGTCCAAaaatgtggtgttttgtttttttaaaaaacctgttttGACAAAGCTAAAAATTCCCTTGAAAAGATGATCAAGGCCATAagtgagaggaaaaaacacaggcagaTTATAAATAAAGTACTGCTAGAATCAAGTGTGATGGCATAACATTCCTTGGTCAGCTTTGTCAATAATGACATAAGGCTCCTGGATTTCATTTACTTTTGAATTACAGTTCTCCGGCTTTACTTCACCGGATTCGGAAGAGTCACGTTCAGGCTGCAAGAGGTTCCTTCTGCTCTGGACGCTGGTCCTCCTTACGCGTGAAGACCGAACATCAATACTTTGCGGTGGGATGTAGGTGAGGTTAGGGGGCTCTCGGATGTGTCTGAAGCACTCGGAGGCTGTATGTGCATTAGGAGTATCCATTAATAGTCTCTTGCTATCCGAACCAGTAGTGGAATCCTCCACGTTCCCAGCAGTACAGCATGGATCTGAAGATGGCTCAATATGTGCAGCTGCTCTGTTCTGCATCTGAGCATTAGTCAgatatgtgtgttttattttggagTGATTAAACTCTCTTACATGCCTGTCACTTGGACTTGCATATGATACTGACTCAGCTTGGCCAGTTTCCTCTACTGGGTACGTGAGGTCTTCCCGAGTGTCCTTGATTTGTAGTTTTGTGAAGGTTAAAGACAGCTCACAAACTTCCTCGTCCCTAGGGACACTGCAGTTTTGGACAGATGTGATGTCCTTGTACGGCAGAGACTTCAGCTCAGTGGGTTCATCTGCAGGGTCCGGGTCTACGCAGTTTATGGCATCGTTAATTTCTGCTTCAATTGATCCTTCGTGGACTTCTTGAGCTTTGTATGCCAAAGCATTTTTGCTGTCACAAGAGCTGTCAGCAAATACTGCAAAGGCTGGCGGACCGCTTGCTCCTGGTGAGAGTGGCACAGGCCTGATCTCATTTGCAGTTGCCTCTGCAGTGACTGCCAAGACACATTCTTCACTGAGACTGGCTCTtggctttttttcaaaagcttttggagAAAGATTCTCACTGAAAATAGGTGTTTGTCTTATGACAATGTCACTATATTTGATCAAGAAGTCCTCGCTGTCTGAGCATTTGCCCGGGAAATGTACAGTGTTAATGACTTGCCTTTGGTGTTCCTGAAGCCTGTTAGCGGATTGAGTGACTGCTAACTGAAGCAACTCATCTTTGAGCTTCAGGTTCCCAGCAGCTTCAAAGGCTATATTGCTATTAGTTGAAGACTTCTCTTGAATAGCAAGGCACAAAGACGTCTCActgctttctttattttctggatTTTCAGCGTCTTCTCTCTGGGGTGTTTGATCCTCTTTGTCCTTATCTCCGTGATGCCAGTGCATTTGTGTTCTCTTCTGTAGGGTCTCCTCCAAATTGCCACGTTCTTCTTCATTTGTCATTTCGAGGATGGTTTCACACTCAATTCTTGCCAGGAATATTTCAAATGCAGTCTGCTTTGTTTCCTCATTGTTTCTCTTTTTGACAAGTGAAAActctgttgctgttgttgcaaTGTAACCTATTTTTTCCAGTACTGTTTTTACAATGTCATCTGGGAGCACAGATTGAATATAGTAGACAAAATTACCGGTGAATGTCTGAAACAGAATGCAACATTGAAAAACAGATGAACACTGGGGGGGGTCGGGTGGAGGGAAGCGTGAAAGACTTCCTAAAAATTCAAAGTACTTCAAAAATTccttaaatctttaaaaaagctATGTTCCTGAAAGCCTGAATTTTGACTAGAAGTTAGTGAGGCTTTTCTATCAGCATTATTTTGTCAGCCTCTCAAGCATTATTGCTTTGCTATAGCACATTAATTTCAGTGAAGCTATGCCAGTTTAAACCTGCTGAGATACTGGCTAAGAGCATCAATattcaagaaggaaaagaataagaaaatcaCTTTAGTCAAACTAGAGAAACTCAGAAATAAGTCTCATGTGCTTTATCGAAAAATGgaagttttttaaacaaatgaagatTCATGGAATAAATCACTGAGGTCTAATCTTTTCCTAAAGAAACAGACATGAAGCACTCACTCTTAATTGTATTTCTTAATTGGTGACAAGACTGTAACGCTGTCTTTTTCCATGGTTCAGGCTCCTGCTGTAACTCTACTACCCCTGAATTAAGTTGCCATTTcttcaaaagcacctttttgAAAGGAGACTATTCTAGCAGAAATATTGTTGAAACACGCTCTCTTTGCACAAGCTGTCTGCAAAACATGACTTgaataaaatgctgctgctgtgtaacgacttaaaaccaaaacccacttcCAGTTTACAACCTAGCCCTCATGCCTGGGGTAGCTCCAAAACTGAGTAAATGTTGaactattttttgtttgaaatgctATGATAGGTGAGACTATGCTGACCTAACCATGACCAGCTCCAGGCAAGTCCGAACAGAATGGAGGTAGGAATGCAAAATCAAGACTTCCAGAATTCAGGCTGCCCAGCTTGAGACTGACTTACCTACTTCCTAAGGCTGAGACCTAAGCATTGGTCTCACAAACACAAGCTTGGGGGAGAACAAAACT
Protein-coding sequences here:
- the LOC134515543 gene encoding uncharacterized protein LOC134515543, whose translation is MKEPAGEEEVLRDYLAYYAARGAEGELAACDEASLKTRARRLLGPQRRGGLDVRGVAERCRRARGQRGGSVLRDLLKALEVLELLCVNLLLSPWRKEIRSLKTFTGNFVYYIQSVLPDDIVKTVLEKIGYIATTATEFSLVKKRNNEETKQTAFEIFLARIECETILEMTNEEERGNLEETLQKRTQMHWHHGDKDKEDQTPQREDAENPENKESSETSLCLAIQEKSSTNSNIAFEAAGNLKLKDELLQLAVTQSANRLQEHQRQVINTVHFPGKCSDSEDFLIKYSDIVIRQTPIFSENLSPKAFEKKPRASLSEECVLAVTAEATANEIRPVPLSPGASGPPAFAVFADSSCDSKNALAYKAQEVHEGSIEAEINDAINCVDPDPADEPTELKSLPYKDITSVQNCSVPRDEEVCELSLTFTKLQIKDTREDLTYPVEETGQAESVSYASPSDRHVREFNHSKIKHTYLTNAQMQNRAAAHIEPSSDPCCTAGNVEDSTTGSDSKRLLMDTPNAHTASECFRHIREPPNLTYIPPQSIDVRSSRVRRTSVQSRRNLLQPERDSSESGEVKPENCNSKVNEIQEPYVIIDKADQGMLCHHT